One genomic segment of Camelus ferus isolate YT-003-E chromosome 19, BCGSAC_Cfer_1.0, whole genome shotgun sequence includes these proteins:
- the CHRNA4 gene encoding neuronal acetylcholine receptor subunit alpha-4 isoform X5: MMTTNVWVKQEWHDYKLRWDPADYENVTSIRIPSELIWRPDIVLYNNADGDFAVTHLTKAHLFHDGRVQWAPPAIYKSSCSIDVTFFPFDQQNCKMKFGSWSYDKAKIDLVQTEQMVDLKDYWESGEWAIVNAAGTYNTKKYDCCAEVYADVTYYFVIRRLPLFYTVNLIIPCLLISCLTVLVFYLPSECGEKITLCISVLLSLTVFLLLITEIIPSTSLVIPLIGEYLLFTMIFVTLSIVITVFVLNVHHRSPRTHTMPPWVRRIFLDVVPRLLLMKRPSVVKDNCRRLIESMHKAASAPRFWPEPQGQAHPESRGPSPSPSCGPDQPVKPQPACQSPSDQVPTLQPSEAGTASPCPSPQPCRPPTSTRAPGLIKARSLSVQHMSRPSEAAEGGVRCRSRSIQYCVSREDAVSRGDRLVDSSPTSVTKAPSKTPSAKLLPPDQDSPCKCKCRKEPAGTPKATLKAPSTRVPPPPPPLSPALMRAVEGVQYIADHLKAEDTDFSQTQSASRHETAWCSSRGTPMATSLELTPVRQVKEDWKYVAMVIDRIFLWVFVIVCLLGTAGLFLPPWLAGMI; encoded by the exons ATGATGACAACGAACGTGTGGGTAAAGCAG gagtgGCATGACTATAAGCTGCGCTGGGACCCTGCTGACTATGAGAACGTGACCTCCATCCGCATCCCCTCTGAGCTCATCTGGAGGCCGGACATCGTCCTGTACAACAA CGCAGACGGGGACTTCGCTGTCACCCACCTGACCAAGGCCCACCTCTTCCACGACGGGCGGGTGCAGTGGGCGCCGCCCGCCATCTACAAAAGCTCCTGCAGCATCGACGTCACCTTCTTCCCCTTCGACCAGCAGAACTGCAAGATGAAGTTCGGCTCCTGGTCGTACGACAAGGCCAAGATTGACCTGGTGCAGACGGAGCAGATGGTGGACCTGAAGGACTACTGGGAGAGCGGCGAGTGGGCCATCGTCAACGCTGCCGGCACCTACAACACCAAGAAGTACGACTGCTGCGCGGAGGTCTACGCGGACGTGACCTACTACTTCGTCATCCGCCGCCTGCCGCTCTTCTACACCGTCAACCTCATCATCCCCTGCCTGCTCATCTCCTGCCTCACCGTGCTCGTCTTCTACCTGCCGTCCGAGTGTGGTGAGAAGATCACACTCTGCATCTCCGTGCTGCTCTCGCTCACCGTCTTCCTGCTGCTCATCACCGAGATCATCCCATCCACCTCCCTGGTCATCCCGCTCATCGGCGAGTACCTGCTCTTCACCATGATCTTCGTCACGCTCTCCATCGTCATCACGGTCTTCGTGCTCAACGTGCACCACCGCTCCCCGCGCACGCACACCATGCCCCCCTGGGTCCGCCGCATCTTCCTGGACGTCGTGCCGCGCCTGCTTCTCATGAAGCGGCCGTCCGTGGTCAAGGACAACTGCCGGCGGCTCATTGAGTCCATGCACAAGGCGGCCAGCGCCCCACGCTTCTGGCCGGAGCCCCAGGGGCAGGCCCACCCCGAGAGCAggggcccctccccctccccgtctTGCGGCCCAGACCAGCCAGTCAAGCCCCAGCCGGCCTGCCAGTCGCCCTCAGACCAGGTCCCCACTCTGCAGCCTTCAGAGGCTGGGACAGCCAGCCCCTGCCCTTCACCTCAGCCCTGCCGCCCACCCACCAGCACCCGGGCCCCAGGGCTCATCAAGGCCAGGTCCCTGAGCGTCCAGCACATGTCCAGACCCAGTGAAGCAGCGGAGGGTGGCGTACGGTGCCGGTCTCGGAGCATCCAGTACTGTGTTTCCCGAGAGGATGCCGTCTCCCGGGGCGACCGCCTGGTGGACAGCTCCCCCACCTCTGTGACAAAGGCCCCCTCAAAGACCCCCTCAGCCAAGCTCCTGCCCCCAGACCAGGACTCCCCCTGCAAATGCAAGTGCAGGAAGGAGCCGGCGGGGACCCCAAAAGCCACACTCAAGGCCCCCAGCACTAGAgtgccgcccccgcccccacccctgtcGCCAGCCCTGATGAGGGCAGTTGAGGGTGTCCAGTACATCGCAGACCACCTGAAGGCAGAAGATACGGACTTCTCG CAAACCCAGAGTGCATCTCGCCATGAAACAGCCTGGTGTTCCTCCAGAGGCACTCCCATGGCTACCTCCCTGGAGCTGACACCTGTCAGGCAG GTGAAGGAGGATTGGAAGTACGTGGCCATGGTCATCGACCGCATCTTCCTCTGGGTGTTCGTCATCGTCTGTCTGCTGGGGACTGCTGGCCTCTTCCTGCCGCCCTGGCTGGCCGGCATGATCTAG